In the genome of Mytilus edulis chromosome 3, xbMytEdul2.2, whole genome shotgun sequence, one region contains:
- the LOC139517551 gene encoding uncharacterized protein yields the protein MNPLSAVLWSVFVQQSISYILAEPIHSNLGWAGRRLLNSTIEPEKSIFDKIKEFYDDPNNLAMWGVLPLIVLVYGGFCVIYCVCKGYDDCKKKKNKKAKKKRLLDDEDDELITANSSGEHNNNFNDTKYENTGRSATRAAMAATFAAKNQSNQAQGRKHATSTSDVKLAVERENSTPLPWAIPDDDSLYPTKDKGHPPPPPAPAQEQKLNLKPLSINQPTDKQPYKAPNRKPHPDMHMPPSPPPPYDFGRRDSVEEISMNPRKIHAVSNRANDPRKAMNAMEQYALARQAAQLLRVDNGQPGQPGYKKPKRLVFVAE from the coding sequence CTGAGCCAATTCACTCAAATTTAGGATGGGCAGGAAGACGACTTCTAAATTCTACGATCGAACCAGAAAAGtctatttttgacaaaataaaggaATTCTATGATGACCCGAACAATCTTGCTATGTGGGGTGTTCTACCCCTTATTGTTCTGGTTTATGGGGGATTTTGTGTAATTTACTGTGTCTGTAAGGGATATGATGATtgtaagaagaagaaaaacaagaaGGCTAAAAAGAAAAGACTACTTGATGATGAAGACGACGAACTTATTACAGCTAACAGCAGTGGCGAACATAACAACAACTTCAATGATACGAAATACGAAAATACTGGAAGAAGTGCAACACGTGCTGCAATGGCAGCTACTTTTGCTGCTAAAAACCAGAGTAACCAAGCTCAAGGCAGAAAACACGCAACTTCTACTTCGGATGTCAAACTTGCAGTAGAAAGAGAAAATAGTACTCCCTTGCCGTGGGCGATACCTGACGATGATTCTCTGTATCCAACAAAAGACAAGGGACACCCACCCCCACCACCAGCCCCGGCACAGGAACAGAAATTAAACCTGAAGCCACTCTCGATCAATCAACCGACTGACAAGCAGCCGTACAAAGCACCAAACCGGAAACCACATCCTGACATGCACATGCCACCAAGTCCACCACCCCCTTACGATTTTGGACGCAGAGACTCAGTCGAAGAAATTTCTATGAATCCTCGAAAGATCCATGCAGTGTCTAACAGAGCCAATGACCCGAGAAAAGCAATGAATGCTATGGAGCAATATGCTTTGGCACGGCAAGCCGCTCAGTTGTTACGTGTTGACAATGGCCAACCGGGTCAGCCTGGATACAAAAAACCTAAACGTTTAGTTTTTGTTGCTGAATAA